In one Candidatus Peregrinibacteria bacterium genomic region, the following are encoded:
- a CDS encoding agmatinase family protein, which produces MNTKQMRSKKSKIAAFDPNAVRKLNGSIYGLPFTPEESDVVILGVPWSVTISYGGNTEKAPEAILRASSQVDLYDLEIPDAWKIGIALLPGESRFRKKGEYLRKKAEICIRHLEKGGSPNDVKVKKLYAEINSGCEELRDWLFHESQKLLRKGKLVGVLGGDHSVPLGYMQALSKVHPKYSILHLDAHADLRKAYEGFEFSHASIMYHASLISNIDHIVSVGVRDFCTEEADRIRNSHGKILPFFDRVLKKNIFRGSTWKKECEKIVRSLSSKVYISFDIDALSPHLCPHTGTPVPGGLEYEEALFLLEAVVRSGRTIIGFDLSEVSPGKDKESEWDASVGARILYRLSMLMAKSQGNYKKNFIDKIFSR; this is translated from the coding sequence ATGAACACCAAACAAATGCGATCGAAGAAGTCGAAGATTGCCGCGTTTGACCCGAATGCAGTTAGAAAGCTGAATGGAAGCATATATGGACTTCCATTTACTCCAGAAGAATCTGATGTCGTGATTCTTGGTGTCCCTTGGAGTGTCACCATTTCATATGGTGGAAACACGGAAAAAGCACCAGAAGCAATTCTCAGAGCGTCATCGCAAGTCGATCTCTATGACCTTGAAATTCCTGACGCCTGGAAAATTGGCATTGCCCTTCTTCCTGGAGAATCACGCTTCCGAAAAAAAGGAGAATACCTCAGAAAAAAAGCCGAGATATGTATTCGCCATCTCGAGAAAGGTGGCTCCCCGAATGACGTAAAAGTAAAAAAATTATATGCGGAAATAAATTCTGGTTGTGAGGAACTTCGTGATTGGCTTTTTCATGAATCACAAAAACTCCTTCGAAAAGGGAAACTCGTCGGAGTGCTTGGTGGAGATCATAGTGTCCCACTTGGATACATGCAGGCATTATCAAAAGTGCATCCGAAATATTCCATTCTTCATCTCGATGCTCATGCAGATCTTCGGAAGGCATATGAAGGATTTGAATTCTCGCATGCATCCATTATGTATCATGCTTCACTCATATCGAATATCGATCACATTGTCTCTGTAGGAGTGCGAGATTTTTGTACAGAAGAAGCAGATCGCATTCGAAATTCCCATGGAAAAATACTTCCTTTTTTTGATCGTGTTTTGAAAAAAAATATATTTCGAGGATCAACATGGAAAAAGGAGTGCGAAAAAATCGTTCGTTCTCTTTCTTCAAAAGTATATATCAGCTTCGATATTGATGCGCTTTCCCCTCACTTGTGCCCGCATACAGGAACCCCCGTTCCGGGAGGACTCGAATACGAAGAAGCACTCTTTCTTTTGGAAGCGGTCGTACGAAGTGGACGAACTATTATCGGATTTGATCTCTCAGAAGTATCGCCGGGAAAGGACAAAGAGAGCGAATGGGACGCGTCTGTAGGTGCTCGTATTTTATATCGACTTTCGATGCTGATGGCAAAG